The genomic window TATTAAATACATAAAGgtgtgttatttgtgttgttttattttggcgaGGGCTGGGTCTCACATCAGCGTGGCCGGTCATCAGCTCCGCCCACTTCTGCCACTGGGGACACTTGTCTCTGTCTTCGAAGGTGGTCTCGTTGGACGTCCAGCAGCACTGCTCGTGGCTGTACCAGAAGGCCGACAGGCAGACGCCCTCCTTCAGGTCGGTCATCCAGTCCACCGCCAGGTCGATGACCCCGGCCAGCGTACctgaggagagcaggaggcgTCACGCGGTCGGCTGGTCCAGGATCAGTTCTGTCGTGTCTGTCTAATTACACATTTCTAAAGCCGCTCTGGGATTTAAAAAGTCTGATTTGAGACCAGGAGTGTTTTTGTGATACTGAACATTTGAGATGATTCTAAACATCTGTGTCATCACCAGTGTGTGGCTGACCTGAGAGCAGTCCGATGAGCAGCATCACCACCCAGCCCGACCAGGCGTCCAGCAGACTCTTGATCAGCTCCCAGAAGGACTCTTTACTCTTACTGGTGATCTGAGGACAAACCAGTGGACGTTACACTCTGATCAGTGGGGGTGTAATGGTCATCATGGCAGGGGAGCCCTGGTCCAACCTTGCGGTGTCGGTCTGTGTCTCTGGACTTCTCCCGGAGCCAGTCGATGGTGTGGAAGTCCTCGTACGTGCTCACGTCAGGAAACGGCTCGTCCAGGAAGTCCATCAGGTTCCCGGCGCCGTTCATCTCCTCTGTGGGCGTGGCACCGCTGgcgcctgacacacacacacggggttTACATACTGAGATCACATGACGCTGGTGATGTCAGTCTTCAACCACATGAAGACTTCATGGAGCCTTTAGatactgatgatgtcatgaggTGACATCATCACCCCCCCACAGCTCTGAAGAGAACACATGCTGGATGACATCATCTCTTCAAAGCTGCAGGAAACTGGATCATTCATCTCAGTTCTTCTGATCTTATTCTTCAATATGtgacaaataataattacaaatgCAATAGAAATGTCtgtgaatatgttttatatgaaaaacCTGTGAATTTCAGATTGAAATCATTCAAAAGCACAAaaagactttttattttaacctttgAGAAGATCTTCAGtgtttgaataaaatgtattgatcaGTTATTAGATTGATTAAAATCTCCTTTGTGAgatgaactgatcagatttAAAGGAAATAAAGCAGCAACAATAATGtccacttaaataaataaatatgaacttgatgatgatgatctgaAACTTGTCAGGATCGTAGATCAGATATTTAAATGGTTATAAACGAGCTTTGATTCAAACTCAATCAGAACGAACGCATGAAATAAATCTGACATTAGCCATGTTTACGTTAGCATGCTAAGCTAGCTGTAGCATTagcatctcctgctgcagctccgcAGAAGACAGAGTTTTACCTTCTTCTCCGGCCTCCATGTTTCCGTCCGGCCCGCAGATACAGATATCAACACGCTGATAATATAATCAACACGTTAAATAAAGCGGAACATCGCTGCTTTTTATATTTGCACGTTATTAGAGCGCAGCAACGTCACAGCTAGCCTCAACAGCTGCGAGACGTCTCGCGAGAGGTGGGAAGTCTCGCGGTGGTATTTAATGGACACAAAGATCGTCTGTGATAGAGAGGACTCACCCGACAAGTAAAATCCACAGACAAGTATCAAGagtatatttattataaagaaaaaactaatttaggGCTACTAGTTACAGAAAACGATATAACATAATGTAACATAACATGTATAAAACAATCAGAGaaaactgaagagtttccagATTAAACTTTAATAATACTTCTCAAGGGTGAAGATGTGATTCAGAGGGAAGTTTTATTAGAAGTCAGAAGTAAAAACGATGATTAATAACACGGGGTtgaatattacaaatattattataaattgcTTCCACTCCAAACATAAATACTATTGGTGTAATAAAATGGCTCTGGTGTACCACAGCGCCCCTCAGTGGCCGAGGCAGCTCATCACAGTTTCTTGTGCTCAAACAGCTTCTTCCAGGAGGGCatgatgtatttatatataacctctatctggagaaaacacaaagagaaaagacattAACTGTGATGACAAATACAGACCCACAATCTAACATCAACTAAAATACTTAAAAGGTTGACACAAAAAAGTTTGTTCTGTAGCAATAAACTACAAATTCCATAAAACTGATGAGAACATAAAGCTACTGGTCTATTCGAGTTGGAACCATGAGAGTGAACCATCACTGACCTGCTCTGACCTCTTCACCCCGTATCTGAGGAGCGTGGCCTGGTGCTCGCTGTTATGGAACAGGATGTCAAAGGTCACCTCCCGACCCATCATGTCGTCGATGGCCGGCTTCACCACGGTGTGGAAGTCTCGGGCCGGGAACGAGTCGTCCAGCATGTTGCTGACCTGTCACAAGACGACAAAGAGCATcttacatctgtgtgtgtgtgtgtgtgtcgttttcACAGTGCACATCTGACCATGTGTCCTCAgtgtcttggtgtgtgtgtgtgttaccttgtaTTTCTTCCCCAGCATGTCCAAAGGATCaagtttgacctctgacctcagagctCGGCCAAACAGTGGCAGCTTCGCGTCTGAatctgacaaacaaaaaaacaaaacaactctAAAAATCCTCCTGAAAAGTAAAGTTTAAacttgaaaagtaaaaaatataaagaagatGAAGTGAAGGATGAGGTGTGGTGCCCGACCTCGACATGTGAGGTGAGCCACGTAGGGAACGCCGTCCCTCTCCCCGTAGTACACGGCGAAGTGAGAGAAGTACTTGTTCCTGGGATACTCCACGATGTCGCCAGGGAACAGCTGAGGGTGAGAATGATCCTGAGGTCGACAGAGAGAAATCAGAACGTCTCTGAAGGGCTTCGATGtttcatcacacacatgtttaacTCAACCGGTAtttctcatatatatatatatgtatttgttttaagaCTTCAAACTTAAGAGAATCTTCCCTCTAATAATCCACAAGTGAGTTCAGCAACTCATTCTTGTTTCCAAATGTTAAATCGATGAAAAGTCGATGGAGTCTGGTTCAGATCTTTCTTTTCCCACATTACGTGTTTGAATGAGTCACTTTTGGCTCGTTCTCATGAATTCAAGATTTTTCACATCTTGCCTTCAAAACATCAGGAACTTATTTACCAGCATGAATAAACCCACTGGTTAcacaaaatgataaataacaacaaaacagttaatccgttaaaataaaactataaaacctACATCTGAATTTAATGTCACTCACCAGACCCATGATGGAAGATGTCGTTCTTTGTCGCTTCTGATAttaaactcacacagacacacacacacacagggatacCACCTGATTTACATACAGTCTGTCACGGTCACAGTCGACTGCCCTTGGTTCTCCCCACCCTCACtatctgttgttgtgttattgtgatgTTGTGTACATCTTCACTGCAGGTGTGTTGGTGCAGGTCGCAGGTCGATGTGATTCCTCAGGGACGCTCCtgcactttctctctttgtgctcCAGATGTTTTGACCTCTGAGCAGCGGAGGTCACTTGGTgacctccaccctcctccacctctgggCGTGACGCAGGTGCTTCCTTCAGTGGGAGGTGAAAAGAGGAAGTAGATCCATTtaactcattactgagtcattTGATCCAGAATAGATATGAGAACAAAGAACCCTCCGAGTTCtttctgtttcatatttattttctgaaatttCACAA from Platichthys flesus chromosome 22, fPlaFle2.1, whole genome shotgun sequence includes these protein-coding regions:
- the plaat1l gene encoding phospholipase A and acyltransferase 1; this translates as MGLDHSHPQLFPGDIVEYPRNKYFSHFAVYYGERDGVPYVAHLTCRDSDAKLPLFGRALRSEVKLDPLDMLGKKYKVSNMLDDSFPARDFHTVVKPAIDDMMGREVTFDILFHNSEHQATLLRYGVKRSEQIEVIYKYIMPSWKKLFEHKKL